DNA sequence from the Vicia villosa cultivar HV-30 ecotype Madison, WI linkage group LG3, Vvil1.0, whole genome shotgun sequence genome:
aaacttgTGCAAAAGTAAGGGAATACATAAGTATCAATAGATTTCTGCTAGAAGAAAGAGTAAGCCTTGTGATGGACATTACAGATCGGGAAAGAAAACTAGAAAAGTCAAATGTGAGCAATGATCCTAAAGGACTGTCTGAAAGCAATGTCACATAGAATGTTGCAACAACATCTAAAGACAATGTGACAGAAAAGGGTATGTTGGGTATCTTCTACCAAAACTTATTATAGCAATTAACCAACGTGAGGGAATACTAGTTGGGCTTTGTCAAAATCCATGTTTTGAAATTTCCCTCACTCAGTGTGCATATAAAGCCCCCTCGATCCCCTAATATTCTAAAAACGGCAAACCTTCCTAGTAGGTCTACTAGCCACTCTCTGAGATTGATTTACTTCTATTACTCTCACAAGTTTGAAACAAGTTCTGGTTCTCTAAGGTTCAAAATGTCTCAacaatcaaatgatgaatctcccGTTTCAGACTCAGTGGCACCGGAGGAGTTCTCTAACCCTAACAGGGTCCTTAAGGTTGCCCATTTAAGGACGATTAGCAGTGACGAAGTAAAGGCCACTAAGCCTAAAACGACTCATGCAAAACGATCCAAGGAGGGTATTCACAACAAGGGTACCAAATCCTCAGCATCTGCTACCATGgaggaacttactaaagaaggatCCAAATATGTCGATAGCGCAATTACCAGGATTGTTAATCGTATTCTGAAGGAGAATCATCAGGTTCCTGGAATATCTATTCCTCTTCAAACCATAATGGCTGATCCCCTCAATAACACCAGTAAGGCTGAGGCTGTTCACATCGTTGATAGTGACCTAGAAATCAACAAGGATGAACAACGAGTTACTAAGAATACCAATGTCACCGAGGATGTCAATGACATTGACAATAATGAGCACCCTAAGGCCAATACTGAAACTGATACTAATATGGTAAACTTAGATGAATACTCTGACAACAAATTACTTACCTCCTTGAATCCGAGTGTAGCCAACATGCTAATGACAAGAAGAAAAGGCAAAGCTGTTGTTCAAGGATCACCAAAAGGGAGCACTCAAGTGAACGACCCTACCAAAGACACTGTCAGAAAGAAGAGTACTTCTGCAGGTCCTGTCAAGAGCAAAGCTGTTACCAAGAGTAAAGGGGTTGGTCCTTCAAAATCTTGGAGCAGGGTcattccaaagaaaagaaaagagcggGAAATTATTGAACCTGAATCAGATGTTGAAGTAAATGTCCCTGACATTCCATCAAGGAAGAAGCCTACAACCAGTAAGCTTGCTGCTAACATCCCTGAAGTTCCCATTCATAATGTATCTTTCCACTATGCCTCTAGTGTCAGCAGATGGAAATATGTTCTCTAAAAGAGATTGGCTGTTGAAAGGGAATTGGCTCCAAATGCTTTTGAAAACAAGGAGGTCTTAGAGTTGATTCAAGAAGCTAGACTGCTAAACACTGTGTGCAATCTTCCCAAATGTTACGAGAAGCTGGTCAAAGAATTTGTGGTAAACCTATCTGAAGATTGTGGCAATAGCAGAAGTGTAGACTACAGAAAGGTGTTTGTAAGAGGTAAGTGTGTATCGTTCTCTCCTTCTGTGATTAATAAATTCTTGGGAAGAACAGATGAAGCTCAAACTGAGCTAGAAGTAACAAACAACCAAGTCTGTCAAGTGATCACAGCCAAGCAGGTAAAATTCTGGCCCATGAAAGAGAAGCTAACTGCAAGTAAGCTGAGCATCAAGTATGCAATGCTTCACAAAATAGGAGCAGCTAATTGGATTCCAACAAATCACAAGTCCACTATCTCAACTGTTCTTGGGAGATTTCTGTATGCTGTAGGAACAAAGGAAAAGTTTGATTATGGAGCATATATTTTTGACCAAACCATGAAGCATGCTAGAAGCTTCAGTATTAAGGGTCCAATTGCCTTTCCATCCCTCCTGAGTGGTATAATTATGGATCAATATCCAAACATTCTCAACGAACATGATGTAGTGTGCTAAAGAGAAAGTCCCTTGGCTTTCCATTACAAACTGTTTAAGGGAAAGCATGTTCCAGACATTGTCATGACATCAGCTAAAACTTCCAAATCTGGAGCATCAGTCAGTAAAGCAGAAGTCATAGCAATACTAAAAGAGACTTACAAAGAACTGGAAGCGAGAAAAATATCTCTTGAACAAATGCTACGTTTTCTGGAAATGGATGAGAATGAGGAGTTTGTAGATACATAAGAGATGGAAGATAAAGATGATCAAGAATTGGAAGAAGAAAGTGATAGTCCTGCTGATGACTCTGAGAAAGAAAGTTCTTCAGACACCTCAGCTGGATCTGACTCTGAGCAGTAATTGCAACTAGAGTCTAGtgtgtttatttttgttttgtttgatttgttctgTTGCATTTAGTTCCGtctgttttattttttcttcggTCTGTTTTATTTTTGGACTTATTTAAACTCGTTATGCGAGGAGTTTCTTTTggctttggcaacatttgtggccaaacagAGGGAGAAGTATTTATGTGTCACCACCCCAGAACAACAAtaatggtggttgtgtgtgatcaacaattctattTCCTTATCCTTTTGTTGATCTGTctgtgcttgtgctactcttgtggctgtctgtctgtttttgtctgagcattgtgtgcatactggtgatgtatgctgtttgtttgtattagcttgtgttttgtgttttggttatccgctgcaagtttttctctggtatggtgtgacaggatgttttagccaaaagTTTGCCAAatggggagattgaaggtgttttgcatgttagctgcattattggtaaaacatacctggttaatTGTGTTTATgtaggttgcatatatgtgtggagctaatacaggttttgtaaggaatgtcatgatcgatgtcatgacatccatgtgtgacagcaggagctgttattgtttattaattgtgtttcctgatttatcctttttatcagtttaggaaactttttattgagtgctgcatatgtcgtccagaagatcctactgacaacatattgtgtaacagacagttggcgtgtgaattaggttaactttgttaaccctaatgtgtttcttaaaaagcccaaggcccaggactgcatataaaaagaaccGCAaacctaatttggaacgcagacatatgattgtgtattgtgaagaacggaTGTTCTGTAACTatctcttgtgatccacgctattatctttgatgattgcgttggaattagtttgtgtttttgttgtgtcactataagcttttaagcacgagtgtgtgtctcttgattgaagcttttaagcagatcaaggtgtgtctttgaagtgtgtcttctatctgtaatagtttattgtgtatgtgtaatCACTGATGTGATTGAGGgagagtggaatggagatattccatatctaggtagaacctaggtagaagggtcattgggtagtgattaagtgataagttataaacgggggagtttagctttgaattgatactactgatagtggatttcatccctggcttggtagcccccatagtcgGTTGTTTGAATTGAACTAGGTAAACAATTATgtatgttctttactgttttatgctgttttttattattgtctgtgctgcgtaattgtggatgtcataacatctagtttgacatcgagcgtgtgttactagaattttcaatatgTAGTGGTTGGACGATATTGAGAGGAAGGTCAATACTAGAGACAAGAGATGGGGGGGTCCGATATTTGTTCAGAAGAGTTATTTGGATTTTCTGTATGGGGGGCATCGAAAGGAGGTTCAAAATACTCAATATCTTGTAGAACTTGAGCAAGTTTTGGTTGAGTGGAGGGTGGATTATTTATAGGGTTTGTTGGCAAGGAGGTATCAATTTCTATGTCAAAATCATCAATTAT
Encoded proteins:
- the LOC131659459 gene encoding uncharacterized protein LOC131659459, producing MSQQSNDESPVSDSVAPEEFSNPNRVLKVAHLRTISSDEVKATKPKTTHAKRSKEGIHNKGTKSSASATMEELTKEGSKYVDSAITRIVNRILKENHQVPGISIPLQTIMADPLNNTSKAEAVHIVDSDLEINKDEQRVTKNTNVTEDVNDIDNNEHPKANTETDTNMVNLDEYSDNKLLTSLNPSVANMLMTRRKGKAVVQGSPKGSTQVNDPTKDTVRKKSTSAGPVKSKAVTKSKGVGPSKSWSRVIPKKRKEREIIEPESDVEVNVPDIPSRKKPTTSKLAANIPEVPIHNRLAVERELAPNAFENKEVLELIQEARLLNTVCNLPKCYEKLVKEFVVNLSEDCGNSRSVDYRKVFVRGKCVSFSPSVINKFLGRTDEAQTELEVTNNQVCQVITAKQVKFWPMKEKLTASKLSIKYAMLHKIGAANWIPTNHKSTISTVLGRFLYAVGTKEKFDYGAYIFDQTMKHARSFSIKGPIAFPSLLSGIIMDQYPNILNEHDVVC